The Desulfobulbaceae bacterium genome contains a region encoding:
- a CDS encoding SurA N-terminal domain-containing protein has translation MKISRFTFFCVVLLLLVSCSSEEAVKQKVLAKVNNYEIYLDDFRSQLAEEVEYETDYKLTEKSKREFLNDLIRKELLIQEAKRMDLDREDEFVKTIERYWESTLVRNLIAIRSAEISKKILVSEEEIEGRIQQMRSGRSEEQVEISSMRPEIEREIREAKKSAALQEWIEQLQESAKLEIDSELLKEN, from the coding sequence ATGAAAATATCAAGATTCACTTTTTTTTGTGTTGTTCTATTGCTTCTCGTATCGTGTTCCAGCGAAGAAGCGGTAAAGCAGAAGGTTTTGGCCAAAGTTAATAATTATGAAATTTATCTTGACGATTTCAGGTCTCAATTAGCCGAAGAAGTGGAATATGAAACAGACTATAAGCTAACAGAAAAAAGCAAACGGGAATTTTTAAATGATCTAATTCGTAAGGAACTTCTCATTCAAGAGGCAAAACGAATGGATCTTGACCGTGAAGATGAATTCGTCAAGACTATTGAACGTTATTGGGAATCAACGCTGGTACGTAATCTCATCGCCATCAGGAGTGCAGAAATTTCCAAGAAAATTCTGGTGAGCGAAGAAGAGATTGAGGGCAGGATTCAACAAATGAGGTCAGGCAGGTCCGAAGAACAGGTCGAAATTAGTTCTATGCGACCAGAGATTGAGCGAGAGATACGTGAAGCAAAGAAAAGTGCTGCTTTGCAGGAGTGGATTGAGCAACTGCAGGAGAGTGCGAAACTGGAAATCGACAGTGAGTTACTAAAAGAAAACTAA